In Nicotiana tabacum cultivar K326 chromosome 11, ASM71507v2, whole genome shotgun sequence, a single window of DNA contains:
- the LOC107765449 gene encoding pentatricopeptide repeat-containing protein At4g33990 isoform X1, which translates to MLLFGCAKRLVKRLPISCQDEQRHVSAEVNVAMSQRFLLSFKGGRSTKSLPFFSFCCKLYSSRSCNEVLSNGVARRKKEIDFEHLFKSCTKIYILKCLHALLVVSGKAQSIFIGTRLGNLYAHLGDVSLSLKTFCVIENKDAYIWNSMISSYVRNGNFRESLNCLNEMLSTADVKPDFYTFPPVLKACGNILDGARIHCWASKLGLEWDVFVAASLVHMYCRFQSSTVAFKIFKNMPFRDMGCWNAMISGFCQNGNAIEALSLLNEMRLEGIKMDSVTIATVLPICGQLDDIVHGMLIHLYVIKHGLELDVFVSNALINMYARFGELRHAQKVFDDMIVRDLISWNSLIAAYEQNNVPEKALKYFHEMMVNEIQPDLLTIVSLASSTAQTKSFHCCRSIHGFILRRCWIQEDVIVCNAVVDMYAKLGFIHCSRKVFDEMLVKDVVSWNSMISGYAQNGLASEAIELYNMMKKCDDVAPNQGTWVSILPAYAHLGALREGMRTHGHVFRVALNLDVFVGTSLIDLYGKCGRLDDAMSLFYEVPRMITVPWNAIISCHGIHGNGRVSLKLFNDMLGEGVKPDHVTFLSLLSACSHSGLVDEGKRYFHMMEQEFGIKPVLKHYGCIVDMFARAGRLETAYRFIKSMPLQPDASVWGALLGACRIHGNVELGKLASDNLFEVDPENVGYYVVLSNIYANYGKWEGVNEVRSLARDRGLKKTPGWSSIEMNNKIEVFYTGNQSHPQCHEIYEELSILTAKMKTLGYTPDYTFVLQDVMDDEKEQILTSHSERLAIAYGILNTPHRSPLRIYKNLRVCGDCHNVTKLISKITEREIIVRDSNRFHHFKDGVCSCGDYW; encoded by the coding sequence ATTTTTACTGTCGTTCAAAGGTGGGCGTTCCACAAAATCTCTACCATTCTTCTCTTTCTGTTGCAAGTTATACTCAAGTAGAAGTTGCAATGAGGTGTTATCAAATGGTGTTGCAAGAAGGAAAAAAGAGATAGACTTTGAGCATTTATTCAAATCCTGTACCAAAATCTACATTTTGAAGTGCCTTCATGCCCTTCTCGTTGTGTCAGGGAAGGCTCAGAGTATCTTTATCGGCACTAGACTTGGGAATCTTTATGCTCACTTGGGTGATGTTTCTTTGTCTCTGAAGACTTTCTGCGTGATAGAGAATAAAGATGCTTATATCTGGAATTCCATGATATCATCTTATGTTCGTAATGGCAATTTCCGTGAATCTCTGAATTGTTTGAATGAAATGTTGTCCACGGCTGATGTTAAGCCTGACTTTTACACTTTCCCTCCAGTGTTGAAAGCTTGCGGTAATATACTTGATGGTGCAAGAATACATTGCTGGGCTTCGAAACTTGGCTTAGAGTGGGATGTGTTTGTAGCTGCCTCCTTGGTGCATATGTATTGCCGTTTCCAATCATCTACTGTTGCCTTCAAAATTTTTAAGAATATGCCTTTTCGGGATATGGGTTGTTGGAATGCTATGATATCTGGATTTTGTCAGAATGGAAATGCTATAGAGGCATTGAGCCTGTTGAATGAGATGAGATTAGAGGGTATAAAAATGGATTCGGTGACTATCGCAACAGTACTTCCTATATGTGGGCAGCTTGATGATATTGTGCACGGGATGTTAATTCACTTGTATGTTATAAAGCATGGCCTAGAATTAGATGTCTTTGTATCGAATGCCTTAATAAACATGTACGCCAGATTTGGTGAGTTAAGACATGCACAAAAAGTATTTGATGATATGATAGTAAGAGATTTAATATCATGGAACTCTTTAATTGCTGCATATGAGCAAAATAATGTACCTGAAAAGGCACTGAAATACTTTCATGAGATGATGGTAAATGAGATTCAGCCTGACTTGTTGACGATAGTGAGTTTAGCTTCTAGTACAGCTCAGACCAAAAGTTTCCATTGCTGCAGATCAATTCATGGATTTATATTGAGGAGATGTTGGATTCAGGAGGACGTTATTGTGTGTAATGCTGTTGTGGATATGTATGCAAAATTGGGTTTTATTCATTGTAGTCGTAAGGTTTTTGACGAGATGCTGGTTAAGGATGTGGTGTCCTGGAACTCAATGATCTCAGGTTATGCTCAAAATGGTCTTGCAAGTGAGGCTATTGAACTTTACAACATGATGAAAAAATGTGATGACGTAGCACCAAACCAAGGAACTTGGGTTAGCATTTTGCCAGCTTATGCTCATCTAGGTGCGTTGCGAGAAGGAATGAGGACTCATGGGCATGTTTTCAGAGTAGCTCTGAATTTGGACGTCTTTGTTGGTACCTCCCTCATTGACCTTTATGGTAAATGTGGAAGACTGGATGATGCCATGTCTTTGTTTTACGAGGTGCCTAGGATGATTACAGTCCCTTGGAATGCCATAATATCATGTCATGGTATTCATGGAAATGGCAGGGTTTCTCTGAAACTATTCAATGATATGCTGGGTGAAGGTGTTAAACCAGATCATGTAACATTTTTATCTCTATTGTCAGCTTGTAGCCATTCAGGATTAGTTGATGAGGGTAAAAGATACTTTCATATGATGGAGCAAGAGTTTGGCATCAAACCTGTTCTAAAGCACTATGGTTGCATTGTTGATATGTTTGCTAGGGCTGGGCGCCTAGAAACAGCATACCGTTTTATAAAAAGCATGCCTTTGCAGCCTGATGCTTCAGTTTGGGGTGCTCTTCTAGGTGCATGTCGAATACATGGAAATGTTGAGTTGGGTAAATTGGCTTCAGATAATTTGTTTGAAGTTGACCCGGAAAATGTTGGGTACTATGTCGTGTTGTCTAACATCTATGCTAATTATGGGAAATGGGAGGGGGTGAATGAAGTGAGATCATTGGCTAGAGACAGGGGGTTGAAGAAGACTCCTGGATGGAGCTCAATTGAAATGAACAATAAGATTGAAGTCTTTTACACAGGAAATCAATCTCATCCGCAGTGCCATGAGATATACGAGGAATTAAGTATTTTAACTGCTAAGATGAAGACCCTAGGTTATACTCCAGACTATACTTTTGTATTACAAGATGTTATGGATGACGAAAAGGAACAAATCCTTACCAGTCATAGTGAGAGATTGGCTATTGCTTATGGAATTCTTAACACTCCTCATAGAAGTCCTTTACGGATCTATAAAAACTTGCGGGTTTGTGGAGACTGCCACAATGTGACTAAACTTATTTCTAAGATAacagagagagagattattgtgAGGGACTCTAATCGCTTTCATCACTTCAAGGATGGTGTTTGTTCATGTGGGGATTACTGGTAA
- the LOC107765449 gene encoding pentatricopeptide repeat-containing protein At4g33990 isoform X2 encodes MNSAMSAPRSMLLCHRGGFLLSFKGGRSTKSLPFFSFCCKLYSSRSCNEVLSNGVARRKKEIDFEHLFKSCTKIYILKCLHALLVVSGKAQSIFIGTRLGNLYAHLGDVSLSLKTFCVIENKDAYIWNSMISSYVRNGNFRESLNCLNEMLSTADVKPDFYTFPPVLKACGNILDGARIHCWASKLGLEWDVFVAASLVHMYCRFQSSTVAFKIFKNMPFRDMGCWNAMISGFCQNGNAIEALSLLNEMRLEGIKMDSVTIATVLPICGQLDDIVHGMLIHLYVIKHGLELDVFVSNALINMYARFGELRHAQKVFDDMIVRDLISWNSLIAAYEQNNVPEKALKYFHEMMVNEIQPDLLTIVSLASSTAQTKSFHCCRSIHGFILRRCWIQEDVIVCNAVVDMYAKLGFIHCSRKVFDEMLVKDVVSWNSMISGYAQNGLASEAIELYNMMKKCDDVAPNQGTWVSILPAYAHLGALREGMRTHGHVFRVALNLDVFVGTSLIDLYGKCGRLDDAMSLFYEVPRMITVPWNAIISCHGIHGNGRVSLKLFNDMLGEGVKPDHVTFLSLLSACSHSGLVDEGKRYFHMMEQEFGIKPVLKHYGCIVDMFARAGRLETAYRFIKSMPLQPDASVWGALLGACRIHGNVELGKLASDNLFEVDPENVGYYVVLSNIYANYGKWEGVNEVRSLARDRGLKKTPGWSSIEMNNKIEVFYTGNQSHPQCHEIYEELSILTAKMKTLGYTPDYTFVLQDVMDDEKEQILTSHSERLAIAYGILNTPHRSPLRIYKNLRVCGDCHNVTKLISKITEREIIVRDSNRFHHFKDGVCSCGDYW; translated from the coding sequence ATTTTTACTGTCGTTCAAAGGTGGGCGTTCCACAAAATCTCTACCATTCTTCTCTTTCTGTTGCAAGTTATACTCAAGTAGAAGTTGCAATGAGGTGTTATCAAATGGTGTTGCAAGAAGGAAAAAAGAGATAGACTTTGAGCATTTATTCAAATCCTGTACCAAAATCTACATTTTGAAGTGCCTTCATGCCCTTCTCGTTGTGTCAGGGAAGGCTCAGAGTATCTTTATCGGCACTAGACTTGGGAATCTTTATGCTCACTTGGGTGATGTTTCTTTGTCTCTGAAGACTTTCTGCGTGATAGAGAATAAAGATGCTTATATCTGGAATTCCATGATATCATCTTATGTTCGTAATGGCAATTTCCGTGAATCTCTGAATTGTTTGAATGAAATGTTGTCCACGGCTGATGTTAAGCCTGACTTTTACACTTTCCCTCCAGTGTTGAAAGCTTGCGGTAATATACTTGATGGTGCAAGAATACATTGCTGGGCTTCGAAACTTGGCTTAGAGTGGGATGTGTTTGTAGCTGCCTCCTTGGTGCATATGTATTGCCGTTTCCAATCATCTACTGTTGCCTTCAAAATTTTTAAGAATATGCCTTTTCGGGATATGGGTTGTTGGAATGCTATGATATCTGGATTTTGTCAGAATGGAAATGCTATAGAGGCATTGAGCCTGTTGAATGAGATGAGATTAGAGGGTATAAAAATGGATTCGGTGACTATCGCAACAGTACTTCCTATATGTGGGCAGCTTGATGATATTGTGCACGGGATGTTAATTCACTTGTATGTTATAAAGCATGGCCTAGAATTAGATGTCTTTGTATCGAATGCCTTAATAAACATGTACGCCAGATTTGGTGAGTTAAGACATGCACAAAAAGTATTTGATGATATGATAGTAAGAGATTTAATATCATGGAACTCTTTAATTGCTGCATATGAGCAAAATAATGTACCTGAAAAGGCACTGAAATACTTTCATGAGATGATGGTAAATGAGATTCAGCCTGACTTGTTGACGATAGTGAGTTTAGCTTCTAGTACAGCTCAGACCAAAAGTTTCCATTGCTGCAGATCAATTCATGGATTTATATTGAGGAGATGTTGGATTCAGGAGGACGTTATTGTGTGTAATGCTGTTGTGGATATGTATGCAAAATTGGGTTTTATTCATTGTAGTCGTAAGGTTTTTGACGAGATGCTGGTTAAGGATGTGGTGTCCTGGAACTCAATGATCTCAGGTTATGCTCAAAATGGTCTTGCAAGTGAGGCTATTGAACTTTACAACATGATGAAAAAATGTGATGACGTAGCACCAAACCAAGGAACTTGGGTTAGCATTTTGCCAGCTTATGCTCATCTAGGTGCGTTGCGAGAAGGAATGAGGACTCATGGGCATGTTTTCAGAGTAGCTCTGAATTTGGACGTCTTTGTTGGTACCTCCCTCATTGACCTTTATGGTAAATGTGGAAGACTGGATGATGCCATGTCTTTGTTTTACGAGGTGCCTAGGATGATTACAGTCCCTTGGAATGCCATAATATCATGTCATGGTATTCATGGAAATGGCAGGGTTTCTCTGAAACTATTCAATGATATGCTGGGTGAAGGTGTTAAACCAGATCATGTAACATTTTTATCTCTATTGTCAGCTTGTAGCCATTCAGGATTAGTTGATGAGGGTAAAAGATACTTTCATATGATGGAGCAAGAGTTTGGCATCAAACCTGTTCTAAAGCACTATGGTTGCATTGTTGATATGTTTGCTAGGGCTGGGCGCCTAGAAACAGCATACCGTTTTATAAAAAGCATGCCTTTGCAGCCTGATGCTTCAGTTTGGGGTGCTCTTCTAGGTGCATGTCGAATACATGGAAATGTTGAGTTGGGTAAATTGGCTTCAGATAATTTGTTTGAAGTTGACCCGGAAAATGTTGGGTACTATGTCGTGTTGTCTAACATCTATGCTAATTATGGGAAATGGGAGGGGGTGAATGAAGTGAGATCATTGGCTAGAGACAGGGGGTTGAAGAAGACTCCTGGATGGAGCTCAATTGAAATGAACAATAAGATTGAAGTCTTTTACACAGGAAATCAATCTCATCCGCAGTGCCATGAGATATACGAGGAATTAAGTATTTTAACTGCTAAGATGAAGACCCTAGGTTATACTCCAGACTATACTTTTGTATTACAAGATGTTATGGATGACGAAAAGGAACAAATCCTTACCAGTCATAGTGAGAGATTGGCTATTGCTTATGGAATTCTTAACACTCCTCATAGAAGTCCTTTACGGATCTATAAAAACTTGCGGGTTTGTGGAGACTGCCACAATGTGACTAAACTTATTTCTAAGATAacagagagagagattattgtgAGGGACTCTAATCGCTTTCATCACTTCAAGGATGGTGTTTGTTCATGTGGGGATTACTGGTAA